A part of Numida meleagris isolate 19003 breed g44 Domestic line chromosome 27, NumMel1.0, whole genome shotgun sequence genomic DNA contains:
- the EFNA2 gene encoding ephrin-A2, producing the protein DYTVEVSINDYLDIYCPHYEEPLPAERMERYVLYMVNYEGHASCDHRQKGFKRWECNRPDSPSGPLKFSEKFQLFTPFSLGFEFRPGHEYYYISASPPNVVDRPCLKLKVYVRPTNDSLYESPEPIFTSNNSCCSLAVPRAVLVAAPVFWTLLGS; encoded by the exons GATTACACCGTGGAGGTGAGCATCAACGACTACCTGGACATCTACTGCCCGCACTACGAGGAGCCGCTGCCCGCCGAGCGCATGGAGCGCTACGTCCTCTACATGGTCAACTACGAGGGCCACGCGTCCTGCGACCACCGGCAGAAGGGCTTCAAGCGCTGGGAGTGCAACCGCCCCGACTCGCCCAGCGGGCCCCTCAAGTTCTCGGAGAAGTTCCAGCTTTTCACCCCCTTCTCGCTGGGCTTCGAGTTCCGCCCCGGCCACGAGTACTACTACATCT ctgcgTCTCCCCCGAACGTGGTGGACAGACCCTGCCTCAAGCTGAAGGTTTACGTTCGGCCAACGA ACGATTCCCTCTACGAGTCCCCAGAGCCCATCTTCACCAGCAACAACTCGTGCTGCAGCCTCGCGGTGCCGCGTGCCGTGCTGGTGGCTGCGCCGGTCTTCTGGACTCTGCTGGGCTCCTAG